The Terriglobales bacterium genome includes the window CCCGCGGCAAGGAGCGCAGCCGAACTTCCGATTCCGTTCTCGCCGAGGCGCGCAAGATGGCCGACCAGGGCTTCACGGAAATTCAATTGCTCGGGCAAAACGTGAACTCCTATCGTGATCCGTCAGGAAACAAGACATTTGCTGAGCTGCTGGTTGCGGTAGGTGAAATTCCAGGCCTCCGCCGCGTCTGGTTCACCACTTCGCATCCGCGCGATTTCGGCAAAGACATTGTCGATGCCATCGACGCCGTTCCCGCCCTCTGCGACCACGTTCACCTGCCTGTCCAGAGCGGTTCCACCCGCGTTCTCGACCTGATGAAGCGGCTCTACACCCGCGAGCAGTACCTGGAACGGATCGCCTGGATGAAAGCCGCCAAGCGAAGGATCAGCATCACAACCGACATCATTGTCGGATTCCCTGGCGAAACCGAAGCCGACTTCGAGCAGACCATCTCGCTGCTCGACCAGGTCGGCTACGACGGCGTGTTCTCCTTCAAGTACTCGCCGCGGCCGAACACGCCCGCGCTCACCTATATCGACAGCCTTCCGGAAGCAGAAAAGACGTTGCGCCTGGCCGTGCTCAACGCCCGACAGAAAGAAATTTCCGCCACCCTGAACCACCGTCATTTGGGCGACACGCTGGAAGCGATGGTGGAAGGGAGGAATGTACAACGGCAACAATGGATCGGCCGGACCTCGCAACACAAGGTGCTAAACTTCATTACCAGCGGAGGCGATGAGCCGCGCGTCGGCCAGTACGTGCCGGTGCGCGTCACGGCCACCTTCCCAAACAGCTTATTGGGGGAAATGGCCGTCTAAAGGAGTCGGAGGGCACGATGGAAGTCGAGATGAAAATTCGGGGCTTGATGATGGACCCAGTGACCAACATGCCCATCGTGATTCTCAAGGACGTCGGCGGCGATTCCGTGCTCCCCATCTGGGTCGGCATCTACGAGGCAAATGCCATCGCCCTGGAAATCGAGAAGGTCACCACGCCGCGTCCCATGACCCACGACCTGCTCAAGAACATGCTCATCGGCCTCGACGCCAGTGTTCGCAAAGTGGTGGTCAACGAACTGCGTGACGACACTTTCTTCGCCATCATCTGGGTCGAACGCGACGGCCAGATTGTCAGCATCGATTCGCGTCCCTCCGACGCCCTCGCGCTCGCGCTGCGCGTGGATTGCCCGATCTTCGTCGAAGACGAGGTGCTGAAAACCTCCAAGATGGCCAGCGCCGTCTCCGATCGCGTCTCCCAGGAAGAACTCCGCAAATGGCTGGAGAACCTCGGCGACGAGGACCTCGGGCGCTACAAGATGTAGGCTGGAAGTTGAATTTGATAATCGGGTAATTGAGTAAAGTGTCTGCCAGTTCAGTTCCCATGCACTTTACCCAATTGCCCGATCGAAATTTATACCTTCATGGATCCCGCCGCACAGCTCCAGCGCCTTTACCAGGCCGCCTTTGACCTCCAGACCTTTGATCGTTTTCCCAAAGCCATAGGCGTCGTCCGCGGCGGCTGCATCGCGTTGCTGGAAGCCACGCCAAATGGGCTGGTGATGATTGGCACCCCCGGCTGGCGCATGGGCGAAGTCATGGGCGTGCTGGTGGAAGAGGGAGGCCGGCAGGTATTCCGCGCCAAGTCCGAGACCATGGAGGCCACGCCGGAACGCCTCGAAGCACTGCGCCAATTTCGGGCTGAGCTGGATCAGGTGCTCGCGCCCGGTCCACAATAGAGGTTGCGACAACCACCGCACAAGCACAGCTAAGCGCTGTCATCCGTCACTGGAAAACTGCCGGCGCGGCATCAACTGGCGGATGGGGGGCCGTATTGCTCCCGGTCCTTTTCGTGACTTTACATAATATCCGTTATCGGACATTAC containing:
- the miaB gene encoding tRNA (N6-isopentenyl adenosine(37)-C2)-methylthiotransferase MiaB, translated to MSATSDKTFYLETFGCQMNVHDSEKVIGTLVSQGYRQVETVHEADLVLYNTCSIRDKAEQKVFHRLADFKALQKQGKKFGVLGCVAQQEGEKIFERAPHVSLVCGSASYRNLPDMLVQIEAGNSRVTGLDDRQTDLTFETEYTARSNPHRGYITIIEGCDKFCAYCVVPFTRGKERSRTSDSVLAEARKMADQGFTEIQLLGQNVNSYRDPSGNKTFAELLVAVGEIPGLRRVWFTTSHPRDFGKDIVDAIDAVPALCDHVHLPVQSGSTRVLDLMKRLYTREQYLERIAWMKAAKRRISITTDIIVGFPGETEADFEQTISLLDQVGYDGVFSFKYSPRPNTPALTYIDSLPEAEKTLRLAVLNARQKEISATLNHRHLGDTLEAMVEGRNVQRQQWIGRTSQHKVLNFITSGGDEPRVGQYVPVRVTATFPNSLLGEMAV
- a CDS encoding bifunctional nuclease family protein, with product MEVEMKIRGLMMDPVTNMPIVILKDVGGDSVLPIWVGIYEANAIALEIEKVTTPRPMTHDLLKNMLIGLDASVRKVVVNELRDDTFFAIIWVERDGQIVSIDSRPSDALALALRVDCPIFVEDEVLKTSKMASAVSDRVSQEELRKWLENLGDEDLGRYKM